A window from Vigna angularis cultivar LongXiaoDou No.4 chromosome 7, ASM1680809v1, whole genome shotgun sequence encodes these proteins:
- the LOC108336698 gene encoding uncharacterized protein LOC108336698 → MNGTVKAANKKYQEECTFGYRTSVRISTGAIPFSLVYGMEIVLPFEVEIPSLRVLTETQLEEADKVQTRFDQLNLIEEKRLTVACHGQLYQQRMKKAFDKKVHPRKFQESELVLKKEILSIQKDHKGKWTPNYEGLYVVKKAFGGGALILTRMDGEELPLPVNSDAVKNSMHNDSMIGNAFKVELTLLYYALFNNYFFFELPPENNKHHRQVHGV, encoded by the coding sequence ATGAATGGGACAGTCAAGGCcgctaataaaaaatatcaagagGAATGTACCTTCGGTTACCGCACATCGGTACGCATATCGACTGGGGCAATACCTTTTTCTTTGGTATATGGAATGGAAATAGTACTACCCTTCGAGGTAGAAATCCCATCATTACGAGTGTTAACGGAAACCCAGTTAGAAGAAGCGGATAAGGTTCAAACCCGATTTGATCAACTTAATCTCATTGAGGAGAAAAGATTAACCGTCGCATGCCATGGGCAACTATACCagcaaagaatgaaaaaggCATTTGACAAGAAAGTACATCCTAGGAAATTCCAAGAAAGTGAATTGGTcttaaaaaaagagattttgtcAATACAAAAGGATCACAAGGGTAAGTGGACTCCAAATTATGAAGGCCTGTATGTGGTAAAGAAGGCTTTTGGCGGTGGTGCACTTATTCTCACAAGAATGGATGGAGAGGAGTTACCTTTGCCGGTTAATTCTGACGCGGTAAAAAATTCTATGCATAATGATTCCATGATAGGGAATGCTTTTAAAGTGGAATTGACATTATTGTATTATGctttattcaataattattttttctttgaattacCTCCCGAAAATAATAAGCATCACAGGCAGGTTCATGGGGTGTGA
- the LOC128197882 gene encoding uncharacterized protein LOC128197882 yields MEDWEEERETVKADICQLKDQVGQILEALKAMKIAGETSSAKADDNAHTSVHDAVGTQFTFPMYGLPSGYTPPIGDHSKAEHTSLAFPITSNVLPISTQGPIHTTEAKLNEMSKLPHTIVAQDATLHSNVEGTKDKLEVLEGRLRVIEGFESYEFGDMARLSLAPGVTIPHKFKVPEFEKYKGNTCPKNHLTMYCRKMAAYAYDDKLLIHFFQDSLAEAALSWYTHLESSHICSWTDLADAFVRQYKYNMHVAPDRLQLHHMAKKDEESFKEYAQRWRELAAQVEPPLYDKEMVAMVVSTLQPPFYEHMIDNVSSNFADIIIIGERIEIGLKSGKIISQATTPKKYIFNPGKEKKGGVHATSAIPMGPGAGLGPDQNVGQSANARRNQLKIFTPIPMMYTDLLPHLLKKGLAAIRPMKPLQPPYPKSFDASARCDFHGGAIGHSTEGCTSLKFKVQSLIDAGWLKFQEDKPSVEVNPLAEHGNTSTNAIEVGRHRLVRDVSKICSSKKVIFELLIRLGLLRGGDGLGEACGICPGAEHIINECTRFRSFLQDLIDRSFLQIYYENKEEEVSANPRTGR; encoded by the exons ATGGAAGATTGGGAAGAGGAACGTGAAACTGTAAAGGCCGATATTTGTCAACTAAAGGATCAAGTCGGTCAAATTTTAGAAGCGTTGAAAGCCATGAAAATCGCAGGAGAGACTTCGTCTGCAAAGGCTGATGATAATGCTCACACTTCAGTACATGACGCTGTGGGCACACAATTCACATTTCCAATGTATGGTTTACCATCAGGTTACACACCGCCTATTGGAGATCATTCAAAGGCAGAGCATACTTCTTTGGCTTTTCCCATAACTAGCAATGTACTTCCCATTAGTACCCAGGGGCCTATCCACACAACTGAGGCAAAGCTGAATGAAATGTCCAAGCTTCCCCACACAATTGTCGCACAAGATGCTACTTTGCATTCGAACGTAGAAGGAACGAAGGATAAACTTGAAGTTCTAGAAGGTAGACTGAGAGTCATAGAAGGGTTTGAAAGTTACGAGTTTGGTGACATGGCAAGGTTGAGTTTGGCTCCAGGAGTGACTATTCCACACAAGTTTAAGGTGCCAGAATTTGAGAAATACAAGGGAAACACATGCCCTAAGAACCATTTGACCATGTATTGTCGAAAAATGGCTGCCTACGCATACGACGATAAACTACTTATTCATTTCTTTCAAGATAGTTTGGCTGAAGCAGCGTTGAGTTGGTATACGCATTTGGAATCCTCTCATATCTGTTCTTGGACAGATTTGGCGGATGCCTTTGTAAGACAGTACAAATACAACATGCATGTCGCGCCAGACAGGTTACAATTACACCATATGGCAAAGAAAGATGAGGAGTCTTTTAAAGAATACGCGCAACGATGGAGAGAGCTGGCAGCGCAGGTTGAACCACCTCTATATGACAAGGAGATGGTTGCAATGGTTGTAAGCACACTACAACCACCTTTTTATGAGCATATGATTGACAACGTGTCTTCCAATTTCGCTGATATCATCATCATAGGCGAAAGAATCGAAATCGGACTGAAAAGTGGGAAAATTATATCTCAAGCCACCACTCcgaagaaatatatttttaatccagggaaagagaaaaaaggggGAGTGCATGCAACATCAGCAATACCCAT GGGCCCTGGAGCTGGTTTAGGTCCAGATCAGAATGTTGGTCAAAGTGCTAATGCCAGGAGGAaccaattgaaaattttcactcCCATTCCTATGATGTATACAGATTTGTTACCTCATCTCCTTAAGAAGGGTTTGGCCGCTATTCGTCCAATGAAACCCTTACAGCCTCCATACCCTAAAAGTTTTGATGCAAGTGCGAGATGCGATTTTCACGGGGGAGCCATTGGCCATTCGACCGAAGGATGCACCTCTCTTAAATTCAAAGTACAATCTCTAATTGATGCAGGATGGCTGAAGTTCCAAGAAGACAAACCTAGTGTTGAAGTCAATCCCCTTGCCGAGCATGGAAATACCTCAACAAATGCCATCGAGGTTGGACGACACAGGCTAGTGCGGGACGTTAGTAAAATTTGTAGTTCTAAAAAGGTCATTTTTGAACTGCTGATAAGATTGGGTTTGTTAAGGGGTGGAGATGGCCTCGGTGAGGCATGTGGAATCTGTCCAGGAGCCGAACATATCATTAATGAGTGTACCAGGTTTAGGAGCTTTCTCCAAGATCTGATTGACAGAAGTTTCCTACAAATATACTACgagaataaagaagaagaagtatcTGCAAACCCAAGAACTGGAAGATAA